The following coding sequences lie in one Myxococcus xanthus genomic window:
- a CDS encoding ROK family protein, whose product MRDWDVWRLVLPGVSPLEVWNLPVMGRELWELLGAPRVDADRRAGVPEPALAGRLGPALAVALSTLVKRHAVDAVWLSGGLVCLEGFDAMLSSVSTALPCPVYVAERPLFAPAQAGLRLLAPFAPAHPVALDVGQTGIKCVSHTADPRIFERDTALLPRYFIGMARPPDRRHVKAAVAFIASALRVFSARLPDALCLALPCPLDASLVPGGCTYGWEGHESLMADILQAAMGNEGRGTALVINDAELATEAARGDSRLANHSRVLCLTLGFGPGGALLERR is encoded by the coding sequence ATGCGCGATTGGGACGTGTGGCGGCTGGTGCTGCCGGGTGTGTCGCCGCTGGAGGTGTGGAACCTCCCCGTGATGGGGCGCGAACTGTGGGAGTTGCTCGGGGCGCCTCGCGTGGACGCGGACCGTCGCGCGGGGGTTCCCGAGCCGGCGCTCGCGGGCCGGCTGGGCCCGGCGCTCGCGGTGGCGCTGTCCACGCTGGTGAAGCGGCACGCGGTGGATGCCGTGTGGCTCAGCGGCGGATTGGTGTGCCTGGAGGGCTTCGATGCCATGCTCTCGAGTGTTTCCACCGCGCTTCCCTGCCCTGTGTACGTGGCGGAGCGTCCACTCTTCGCTCCGGCCCAGGCGGGACTGCGTCTGCTGGCGCCGTTCGCGCCCGCGCATCCGGTGGCGCTCGACGTGGGGCAGACGGGCATCAAGTGCGTGAGTCACACTGCGGACCCGCGCATCTTCGAGCGCGACACCGCGCTGTTGCCTCGGTACTTCATCGGCATGGCGCGGCCTCCGGACAGGCGGCATGTGAAGGCGGCGGTGGCGTTCATCGCCAGTGCCCTGCGCGTGTTCTCGGCACGGCTGCCCGATGCCTTGTGCCTCGCACTGCCGTGTCCGCTGGACGCGTCGCTGGTCCCCGGGGGCTGCACCTACGGCTGGGAAGGCCACGAGTCGCTGATGGCGGACATCCTCCAGGCGGCCATGGGGAACGAGGGCCGCGGGACGGCGCTGGTGATCAATGACGCGGAGCTGGCCACGGAGGCCGCGCGGGGTGATTCGCGGCTGGCGAACCACTCGCGCGTGTTGTGTCTCACACTGGGATTCGGGCCGGGTGGCGCGTTGTTGGAACGGCGGTAA
- a CDS encoding ATP-binding protein, whose translation MHARPERHHPLWASRAGRYGVALLAFVTAWLIQAGVASFIPATPFLFFFGAVMVSGWWGGWGPALVTTFLSVVVVDFYFLEPLLNLVPGTGGAVSLAVFFALALLMTKLNVMLRKANAERARLLERERAARSEAEAGQERLHVLFRDAPAAIIFLRGPQHVYSFSNSMNNALMGTDSLVGQEATKALPWAAARGFITLLDEVYRTGVPFAGNAVPFPRKPPNGEMQETYLNIVYQPTRNEQGEVDGIVGFGFDVTDQVRARQRAEALTHELQLAEARDWLLAESGAVLTSSLDDETTLRNMAKLVVPTFADWCLVDVAEPDGTFRRLEVAHFRLEDDALAEDILRFGMQPSGNPGHPLTGALLKAETVHIERLTRERIHELAHNAEHARVMEAMGPVSFIAVPLIARGQVLGVLSFIHAYSGRHYSTSDLAFAKELAHRAALSLENARLYAEAREAIRLRDEFMSIASHELKTPLTPLSLKLQALTRELARHPGPVPRNLVESYVAVGARQVQKLAELVGDLLDVSRISAGRLSLELEELELGSLVRDVVTRYEPQAARTGSSLQLEAGDFDIVGRWDRLRLEQVITNLVDNAVKYGNGRPIHVRLEPHDGGARLTVRDEGIGIAPQHLPRLFGRFERAVSERNYGGLGLGLYITRTLVEAMGGRVHVESRLGRGSTFTVELPSNPGAAQALHAP comes from the coding sequence GCGGGCGTGGCGTCGTTCATCCCAGCCACCCCTTTCCTGTTCTTCTTCGGCGCGGTGATGGTGTCCGGCTGGTGGGGCGGCTGGGGCCCCGCCCTGGTGACGACGTTCCTGTCGGTGGTGGTGGTGGACTTCTACTTCTTGGAGCCACTGCTCAACCTGGTGCCGGGCACGGGAGGGGCTGTCTCGCTGGCGGTCTTCTTCGCGCTCGCGCTGCTGATGACGAAGCTGAACGTCATGCTGCGCAAGGCCAACGCGGAGCGGGCGCGGCTGCTGGAGCGGGAGCGAGCAGCCCGAAGCGAGGCCGAGGCGGGGCAGGAACGGCTCCACGTGCTCTTCCGGGACGCGCCCGCCGCCATCATCTTCTTGCGAGGCCCCCAGCACGTCTATTCCTTCTCCAACTCGATGAACAACGCGCTGATGGGGACGGACTCACTGGTGGGCCAGGAGGCGACCAAGGCCCTGCCGTGGGCGGCAGCGCGAGGCTTCATCACCCTGCTGGACGAGGTCTACCGCACCGGCGTCCCTTTCGCGGGCAATGCGGTGCCGTTCCCTCGCAAGCCCCCCAATGGCGAGATGCAGGAGACGTATCTCAACATCGTGTATCAACCCACGCGGAACGAGCAGGGTGAGGTCGACGGCATCGTCGGCTTCGGGTTCGACGTGACGGACCAGGTCCGGGCCCGACAGCGCGCCGAGGCCCTGACGCACGAGCTCCAGCTGGCCGAGGCACGTGACTGGCTCCTCGCGGAGTCGGGCGCGGTGCTGACGTCGTCGCTCGACGACGAGACGACGCTGCGGAACATGGCGAAGCTGGTGGTGCCCACGTTCGCGGACTGGTGCCTTGTCGACGTGGCGGAGCCAGACGGGACGTTCCGGCGGCTGGAGGTGGCGCACTTCCGGCTCGAGGATGACGCGCTGGCGGAGGACATCCTCCGCTTCGGAATGCAGCCCAGCGGCAATCCGGGGCATCCCCTCACGGGCGCCTTGCTGAAGGCGGAGACGGTTCACATCGAGCGGTTGACCCGGGAACGCATTCACGAGCTCGCGCACAACGCGGAACACGCCCGGGTGATGGAAGCGATGGGGCCCGTCTCCTTCATCGCCGTGCCTTTGATTGCGCGCGGACAGGTGTTGGGGGTGCTCAGCTTCATCCACGCCTACTCCGGCCGGCACTACTCGACGTCAGACCTGGCGTTCGCCAAGGAACTGGCACACCGGGCCGCGCTCTCCCTGGAGAATGCCCGGCTCTATGCGGAGGCCCGGGAGGCCATCCGCCTGCGCGATGAGTTCATGTCCATTGCCAGCCACGAGCTGAAGACGCCGCTCACCCCGCTGAGCCTGAAGCTCCAGGCGCTCACGCGGGAGCTGGCCCGCCACCCGGGCCCGGTTCCTCGCAACCTGGTGGAGAGCTACGTGGCGGTGGGCGCACGGCAGGTGCAGAAGCTGGCGGAGCTGGTGGGCGACCTGCTCGACGTGTCGCGCATCTCCGCGGGGCGGCTCTCGCTGGAGCTGGAGGAACTGGAGCTGGGGTCGCTCGTCCGGGACGTCGTCACCCGGTATGAACCCCAGGCCGCGCGCACCGGCTCCTCCTTGCAGTTGGAGGCGGGAGACTTCGACATCGTGGGCCGGTGGGACCGGCTGCGCCTGGAGCAGGTCATCACCAACCTGGTGGACAACGCCGTGAAGTACGGCAACGGCAGGCCCATCCACGTCCGCCTGGAGCCGCATGACGGCGGAGCGCGGCTGACGGTGCGGGACGAGGGCATCGGCATCGCGCCCCAGCATCTGCCCCGCCTCTTCGGCCGCTTCGAACGCGCCGTGTCCGAGCGCAACTACGGTGGCCTGGGCCTGGGCCTGTACATCACCCGCACGCTGGTGGAGGCCATGGGCGGCCGGGTCCACGTGGAGAGCAGGCTGGGGCGAGGCTCCACCTTCACCGTGGAGCTGCCCAGCAACCCGGGCGCGGCGCAGGCCCTCCATGCCCCCTGA
- a CDS encoding asparagine synthase C-terminal domain-containing protein, translating to MLATLPRYQSLARLAPSVWRLNPSGLAPEAVAAFLRHALPPDGSVFQGVRRTPGALPRVRRSAGTPETREDEDRLAERLVAALADSVSKHLAAGAVDVSLSGGVDSAALCALAARHALGRVRAWTMDVHFADATERRNARTVANTAGVELVDVSVPDAVLPELFEPAVLSQETAILNARAVASHAFYAEARRQGASTLLSGAGADEVLMGNPAALAGAAARVTEDRHLAHEVLRPGPVDNLGVDQRALRLPWDAELASGDEDHPEEVRYAAWVLWELVLPPELRSANAHGVNVCTPYLDADFADVALALPLDVLARHGAGKWLFRHAVRTLVPDEVRLARKTPRYAHTALSSPVRARWLELYREWLTPARLAPLECVDAGATRALLERYARLAADAPEAGVMDRLLMRLCSLVMLHAHASARPPCPES from the coding sequence ATGCTCGCCACCCTGCCCCGCTACCAATCATTGGCGCGCCTGGCACCGTCTGTCTGGCGGCTGAATCCCTCGGGTCTGGCACCGGAGGCCGTCGCTGCATTCCTGCGCCATGCGCTGCCTCCCGACGGAAGCGTGTTCCAGGGCGTGCGCCGGACTCCGGGCGCCTTGCCTCGTGTGCGTCGGAGCGCGGGGACTCCGGAGACTCGCGAGGATGAAGACAGGCTGGCGGAACGGCTCGTGGCCGCGCTGGCGGACAGCGTGAGCAAACACCTGGCGGCGGGCGCGGTGGACGTGAGCTTGAGCGGCGGCGTGGACAGCGCCGCGTTGTGCGCCCTGGCCGCGCGGCACGCGCTCGGACGCGTGCGCGCCTGGACCATGGATGTCCACTTCGCGGATGCCACGGAGCGGCGGAATGCCCGGACGGTGGCGAACACGGCCGGAGTCGAGTTGGTCGACGTGTCCGTTCCGGACGCGGTGCTGCCAGAGCTGTTCGAGCCCGCCGTCCTGAGCCAGGAGACGGCCATCCTCAACGCCCGCGCCGTGGCCAGCCATGCATTCTACGCAGAGGCCCGAAGGCAGGGCGCCTCTACGTTGCTGAGCGGCGCTGGCGCGGATGAGGTGCTCATGGGCAACCCGGCGGCGCTCGCGGGTGCGGCGGCCCGTGTGACGGAGGACCGGCACCTCGCGCACGAGGTGCTGCGCCCAGGGCCTGTGGACAACTTGGGGGTGGATCAGCGGGCACTGCGCCTTCCCTGGGACGCGGAGCTGGCTTCCGGTGACGAGGATCACCCCGAAGAGGTCCGCTACGCGGCCTGGGTGCTGTGGGAGCTGGTGCTGCCTCCTGAACTCCGCAGCGCGAACGCACATGGCGTGAACGTGTGCACGCCCTACCTGGACGCGGACTTCGCGGACGTGGCGCTGGCGCTTCCCTTGGACGTGCTGGCGCGGCATGGGGCCGGCAAGTGGCTCTTCCGGCATGCGGTGCGCACGCTGGTGCCGGACGAGGTCCGGTTGGCCCGGAAGACGCCGCGCTATGCGCACACCGCGCTCTCCAGCCCCGTCCGCGCGCGCTGGCTGGAGCTCTACCGGGAATGGCTCACGCCGGCCCGGCTGGCGCCGTTGGAGTGCGTCGACGCGGGCGCGACCCGGGCGCTGCTGGAGCGCTACGCACGTCTGGCCGCCGACGCTCCCGAGGCGGGTGTCATGGACCGGCTGTTGATGCGGTTGTGCTCCCTCGTCATGCTCCACGCCCACGCCAGCGCCCGTCCCCCATGTCCCGAATCCTGA
- a CDS encoding aldo/keto reductase, with amino-acid sequence METRKLGRQGPTVSALGLGCMGMSDFYAGRDDAESEATLLHALERGITFFDTADMYGSGANETLVGRVLKPHRANIVLATKFGIVRDPTDPQKRGINGRPEYVKQACEASLRRLGVDVIDLYYLHRLDAQTPIEDTVGAMAELVREGKVRFLGLSEVDADTLRRATKVHPITALQSEYSLWSREPEDGVLQACRELGVGFVPYSPLGRGFLTGQIKRFEDLAQDDYRRFSPRFQGENFTRNLELVGHIERLAKEKGCSPAQLALAWVLAQGKDLVPIPGTKRRKYLDENLGALEVTLTEQDVAAINAVAPPGVAAGGRYPPSMQSALPKASQPRGQ; translated from the coding sequence ATGGAGACTCGGAAGCTGGGAAGGCAGGGCCCCACCGTTTCGGCGCTGGGCCTGGGCTGCATGGGGATGTCCGACTTCTACGCGGGCAGGGATGACGCGGAGTCGGAGGCCACGCTGCTGCACGCGCTGGAGCGGGGCATCACCTTCTTCGACACCGCCGACATGTATGGCTCGGGCGCCAATGAGACGTTGGTGGGCCGGGTGCTCAAGCCGCACCGGGCGAACATCGTGCTGGCGACGAAGTTCGGCATCGTCCGCGACCCCACGGACCCGCAGAAGCGCGGCATCAACGGGCGGCCGGAGTACGTGAAGCAGGCGTGCGAGGCCAGCCTGCGCCGGCTGGGCGTGGACGTCATCGACCTGTACTACCTGCACCGGCTGGATGCACAGACGCCCATCGAGGACACGGTGGGCGCCATGGCGGAGCTGGTCCGCGAGGGCAAGGTGCGCTTCCTCGGCCTGTCGGAGGTGGACGCGGACACGCTGCGCCGGGCCACGAAGGTGCATCCCATCACCGCGCTCCAGAGCGAGTACTCCCTGTGGAGCCGTGAGCCGGAGGACGGCGTGCTCCAGGCGTGCCGCGAGCTGGGCGTGGGCTTCGTTCCCTACAGCCCGCTGGGACGCGGCTTCCTCACCGGGCAAATCAAGCGCTTCGAGGACCTGGCGCAGGACGACTACCGCCGCTTCTCGCCCCGCTTCCAGGGGGAGAACTTCACGCGCAACCTGGAGCTCGTCGGCCACATCGAGCGGCTGGCGAAGGAGAAGGGATGCTCTCCGGCGCAGCTCGCGCTCGCGTGGGTGCTGGCACAGGGGAAGGACCTGGTGCCCATCCCCGGCACCAAGCGCCGCAAATACCTGGACGAGAACCTCGGCGCGCTGGAGGTGACGCTCACTGAGCAGGACGTGGCCGCCATCAACGCCGTCGCGCCTCCGGGCGTCGCTGCGGGCGGGCGCTATCCGCCGTCCATGCAGTCCGCGCTGCCCAAGGCGTCCCAGCCACGCGGCCAATGA
- a CDS encoding radical SAM protein, producing the protein MRYELQDGRILTWSLETHVATHCNLRCVQCCPLSPHLPAWSVDPTALGKDLRQLARALRPNVFKLTGGEPFLHPDLPAVLDAVRASGISPQVSVTTNGFLAQSAPDAAYERLDRMTLSVYTSAPLPERSIARITERCEQHGVFLTVKRIDAFQQLTPDAPHDSEDAVRGIYARCWLKVRCHLVHAGRFYACTRPPHVATVLGGTYPEMPALGEVDGVPLDTPDLLGQMLGYLERETPLATCRYCLGGDGAWQPHAQLPRLRS; encoded by the coding sequence GTGCGCTACGAGCTCCAAGACGGACGCATCCTCACCTGGTCCCTGGAGACGCATGTCGCCACGCACTGCAACCTGCGCTGCGTGCAGTGCTGCCCGCTGTCGCCGCACCTGCCTGCCTGGTCCGTGGACCCCACCGCCCTGGGCAAGGACTTGCGCCAGCTGGCCCGAGCCCTCCGGCCCAACGTCTTCAAGCTCACCGGCGGCGAGCCCTTCCTCCACCCCGACCTGCCAGCGGTGCTGGACGCCGTGCGCGCCTCGGGCATCTCCCCGCAGGTGTCCGTCACCACCAACGGCTTCCTCGCCCAGAGCGCCCCCGACGCCGCCTACGAGCGCCTGGACCGGATGACACTGTCCGTCTACACCTCCGCGCCGTTGCCGGAGCGCTCCATCGCCCGCATCACCGAGCGCTGCGAGCAGCACGGCGTCTTCCTCACGGTGAAGCGAATCGACGCCTTTCAGCAACTCACGCCGGATGCGCCGCACGACTCCGAGGACGCCGTGCGAGGCATCTACGCGCGCTGCTGGCTGAAGGTCCGCTGTCACCTGGTCCACGCGGGCCGCTTCTACGCCTGCACGCGTCCGCCGCACGTGGCGACGGTGCTCGGCGGCACGTACCCGGAGATGCCCGCGCTGGGCGAGGTCGACGGCGTGCCGCTCGACACGCCGGACCTGCTGGGCCAGATGCTCGGCTACCTCGAACGGGAGACGCCATTGGCCACCTGCCGTTACTGCCTGGGCGGCGACGGCGCATGGCAGCCGCACGCCCAGCTCCCTCGTCTTCGAAGCTGA
- a CDS encoding glycosyltransferase: MSRILIATSPEKGHLNPMAGVAQWLRRMGHHVGWLCIPEPAPQLERLGVEVLALPHAEAPVPAIETGGEALARLVLDEAALGQWIRGLLIDAVPSLLAPVREAVERFRPDVMALDGMQYAAVLAAHALRIPWAGVSSALSLLEPPIDYGLRRNVRALADERQALFARHGFDARFRNCECLSPDLNVIFATEAFLGSDAGLPPATHLVGPSQPPEARGDEVAFPWERLGSKPVVYVSFGSQISWQPDLFQTMTEAAAPLGVTVVLSAGELADTAFVHSLPGDVVAVSYTPQRQLLSRVSVLVSHGGANSVMEALTEGVPMLLLPVCNDQPIQAHFLAKSGAGLVRAPRSLSVEDCREALRQLLEPGTVLRQRVAGIAASYQARDGAKDAAERILRLVA; this comes from the coding sequence ATGTCCCGAATCCTGATTGCCACCTCCCCCGAGAAGGGCCACCTCAACCCCATGGCCGGTGTCGCGCAGTGGCTGCGCCGCATGGGCCACCACGTGGGCTGGCTGTGCATCCCCGAGCCCGCGCCGCAGCTCGAACGGCTGGGCGTGGAGGTGCTGGCGCTGCCCCACGCCGAGGCGCCCGTGCCCGCCATCGAGACGGGAGGGGAGGCGCTCGCGCGGTTGGTGCTCGATGAAGCGGCGCTGGGACAGTGGATTCGCGGCCTGTTGATTGACGCCGTGCCCTCGTTGCTGGCGCCGGTGCGCGAGGCCGTCGAGCGCTTCCGTCCGGATGTCATGGCCCTGGACGGCATGCAGTACGCCGCCGTGCTGGCCGCCCATGCGTTGCGAATCCCCTGGGCGGGCGTGTCCTCCGCGCTGTCATTGCTGGAGCCGCCCATCGATTACGGCCTGCGCCGCAACGTGCGCGCGCTGGCCGATGAGCGACAGGCCCTGTTCGCCCGTCACGGCTTCGATGCCCGCTTCCGCAACTGTGAGTGCCTGTCGCCGGACCTCAACGTCATCTTCGCCACCGAGGCCTTCCTGGGCTCCGACGCAGGACTGCCTCCCGCCACACACCTGGTCGGGCCGTCACAGCCTCCGGAGGCGCGTGGTGACGAAGTGGCCTTCCCGTGGGAGCGGCTGGGCTCCAAGCCCGTGGTGTACGTGTCTTTCGGCAGCCAGATTTCGTGGCAACCGGATTTGTTTCAGACGATGACCGAGGCCGCCGCGCCCCTGGGCGTCACCGTGGTGCTCAGCGCGGGTGAGCTGGCTGATACAGCTTTTGTTCACAGCCTTCCCGGGGACGTGGTCGCCGTCTCATACACACCTCAGCGACAACTGTTATCACGAGTCTCCGTGCTCGTGTCTCACGGCGGCGCCAACTCCGTCATGGAGGCGCTGACCGAAGGCGTTCCGATGCTGCTCCTGCCCGTCTGCAACGACCAGCCCATCCAGGCGCACTTCCTGGCGAAGTCGGGCGCGGGACTCGTGCGGGCGCCGCGCTCGCTCTCCGTGGAGGACTGCCGCGAAGCGCTGCGACAACTGCTGGAGCCGGGCACGGTGCTGCGACAGCGAGTGGCCGGCATCGCCGCGTCCTACCAGGCGCGTGACGGCGCGAAGGACGCCGCTGAACGCATCCTCCGACTCGTGGCGTGA
- a CDS encoding pyridoxamine 5'-phosphate oxidase family protein, protein MEQSGERMMKQPQGVIQGDRREFEELLKDYDTALLTTRGADGHFHTRPMAVAKKHKSGTVLWFATWADTQKVQDLESDPHCSLAFHASEDSATYLSVSGVVEIVRDRRAIHDLWEPGWKPWFPQGPDEGDIALLRFTPEHAEYVHPAGGKLKVLFSTAKALVTKQRPDIAPKKELDLH, encoded by the coding sequence ATGGAACAGTCAGGCGAGCGCATGATGAAACAGCCGCAGGGTGTCATCCAGGGAGACCGCAGGGAGTTCGAGGAACTGTTGAAGGACTACGACACCGCGCTCCTCACCACCCGGGGTGCGGACGGACACTTCCACACGCGGCCCATGGCGGTGGCGAAGAAGCACAAGTCCGGCACGGTGCTCTGGTTCGCCACCTGGGCGGACACGCAGAAGGTGCAGGACCTGGAGTCGGACCCCCACTGCTCGCTCGCCTTCCACGCGTCGGAGGACAGCGCCACGTATCTTTCCGTGTCGGGCGTGGTGGAAATCGTCCGCGACCGGAGGGCCATTCATGACTTGTGGGAGCCCGGCTGGAAGCCCTGGTTTCCACAGGGCCCGGATGAGGGTGACATCGCCCTGCTGCGCTTCACGCCCGAGCACGCCGAATACGTCCACCCGGCAGGCGGAAAGCTCAAGGTGCTCTTCAGCACCGCGAAGGCGTTGGTGACGAAGCAGCGCCCCGACATCGCGCCCAAGAAGGAGTTGGACCTGCACTGA
- a CDS encoding HNH endonuclease, giving the protein MTNQDIDWPIRYQGETLNFANRARGIFWPRHMRETALSIKTTVPRQGREARYDDLRSNEGFQYRFQGTDVASRDNRRLVRGAAHILPDRDERGRPEVSNGLSLCKLHHGAFDTDLLGIRPDGIIEIAPRLLAERDGPTLEYGLKGFAGKALSILPEAPAHRPRREYLEARYERFREAG; this is encoded by the coding sequence TTGACGAACCAGGACATCGACTGGCCCATCCGGTACCAGGGCGAGACGCTGAACTTCGCCAACCGCGCACGCGGCATCTTCTGGCCTCGCCACATGCGCGAGACGGCGCTGTCCATCAAGACGACCGTTCCTCGCCAGGGCCGTGAGGCGCGCTACGACGACCTCCGCTCGAACGAGGGATTCCAGTACCGGTTCCAGGGAACGGACGTTGCGTCTCGCGACAACCGGCGCCTCGTGCGAGGCGCGGCGCACATCCTCCCGGACCGGGACGAGCGCGGCAGGCCGGAGGTCTCCAACGGCCTCTCGCTCTGCAAACTCCACCATGGGGCCTTCGACACGGACCTGCTGGGCATCCGTCCTGACGGCATCATCGAAATCGCGCCCCGGCTGCTCGCCGAGCGCGACGGCCCCACGCTGGAGTACGGGCTCAAAGGCTTCGCTGGAAAGGCGCTGAGCATCCTGCCGGAGGCACCTGCCCACCGGCCGCGCCGTGAGTACCTGGAAGCGCGCTACGAGCGTTTCCGCGAGGCAGGCTGA